The Neovison vison isolate M4711 chromosome 5, ASM_NN_V1, whole genome shotgun sequence genome includes a region encoding these proteins:
- the LOC122907558 gene encoding somatotropin isoform X2 produces MAAGPRNSMLLVFALLSLPWPQEVGAFPAMPLSSLFANAVLRAQHLHQLAADTYKDFERAYIPEGQRYSIQNAQAAFCFSETIPAPTGKDEAQQRSDMELLRFSLLLIQSWLGPVQFLSRVFTNSLVFGTSDRVYEKLKDLEEGIQALMRELEDGSPRAGPILKQTYDKFDTNLRSDDALLKNYGLLSCFKKDLHKAETYLRVMKCRRFVESSCAF; encoded by the exons ATGGCTGCTG GTCCTCGGAACTCCATGCTCCTGGTGTTCGCCCTGCTCAGCCTGCCCTGGCCTCAGGAGGTGGGCGCCTTCCCGGCCATGCCCTTGTCCAGCCTGTTTGCCAACGCCGTGCTCCGGGCCCAGCACCTGCACCAGCTGGCTGCCGACACCTACAAAGACTTT GAGCGGGCGTACATCCCCGAGGGCCAGAGGTACTCCATCCAGAACGCGCAGGCTGCCTTCTGCTTCTCGGAGACCATCCCGGCGCCCACCGGCAAGGACGAGGCCCAGCAGAGATCC GACATGGAGCTGCTCCGCTTCTCGCTGCTGCTCATCCAGTCGTGGCTGGGGCCCGTGCAGTTCCTCAGCAGGGTCTTCACCAACAGCCTGGTGTTCGGCACCTCGGACCGAGTCTACGAGAAGCTGAAGGACCTGGAGGAAGGCATCCAAGCGCTGATGCGG GAGCTGGAAGACGGCAGCCCCCGGGCCGGGCCGATCCTGAAGCAAACCTACGACAAGTTTGACACAAACCTGCGCAGCGACGACGCGCTGCTCAAGAACTATGGgctgctctcctgcttcaagaagGACCTGCACAAGGCCGAGACGTATCTGCGGGTCATGAAGTGTCGCCGCTTCGTGGAAAGCAGCTGTGCCTTCTAG
- the LOC122907558 gene encoding somatotropin isoform X1 produces the protein MFSAPGGRGRAGRKRASRCLGPSLALCVPLCAGPRNSMLLVFALLSLPWPQEVGAFPAMPLSSLFANAVLRAQHLHQLAADTYKDFERAYIPEGQRYSIQNAQAAFCFSETIPAPTGKDEAQQRSDMELLRFSLLLIQSWLGPVQFLSRVFTNSLVFGTSDRVYEKLKDLEEGIQALMRELEDGSPRAGPILKQTYDKFDTNLRSDDALLKNYGLLSCFKKDLHKAETYLRVMKCRRFVESSCAF, from the exons ATGTTCTCagcccctggggggaggggaagggctggcAGGAAACGGGCATCTCGTTGTCTGGGCCCCAGCCTTGCCCTCTGTGTCCCTCTGTGTGCAGGTCCTCGGAACTCCATGCTCCTGGTGTTCGCCCTGCTCAGCCTGCCCTGGCCTCAGGAGGTGGGCGCCTTCCCGGCCATGCCCTTGTCCAGCCTGTTTGCCAACGCCGTGCTCCGGGCCCAGCACCTGCACCAGCTGGCTGCCGACACCTACAAAGACTTT GAGCGGGCGTACATCCCCGAGGGCCAGAGGTACTCCATCCAGAACGCGCAGGCTGCCTTCTGCTTCTCGGAGACCATCCCGGCGCCCACCGGCAAGGACGAGGCCCAGCAGAGATCC GACATGGAGCTGCTCCGCTTCTCGCTGCTGCTCATCCAGTCGTGGCTGGGGCCCGTGCAGTTCCTCAGCAGGGTCTTCACCAACAGCCTGGTGTTCGGCACCTCGGACCGAGTCTACGAGAAGCTGAAGGACCTGGAGGAAGGCATCCAAGCGCTGATGCGG GAGCTGGAAGACGGCAGCCCCCGGGCCGGGCCGATCCTGAAGCAAACCTACGACAAGTTTGACACAAACCTGCGCAGCGACGACGCGCTGCTCAAGAACTATGGgctgctctcctgcttcaagaagGACCTGCACAAGGCCGAGACGTATCTGCGGGTCATGAAGTGTCGCCGCTTCGTGGAAAGCAGCTGTGCCTTCTAG
- the LOC122907559 gene encoding intercellular adhesion molecule 5, producing MGMLLFCVWALLALIPFPGAAEEIFEVSVWPDQALVKLGQSLMVNCSTTCPDPGPSGIETFLKKTQVDKGPQWKEFLLEDVTENSVLQCFFSCAGIQKDTSLGITVYQPPEQVILELQPSWVAMGEALTVKCHVPRVVPLENLSLTLLQGNQELHRKNFMSLAVASQRAEVTINVKAQREDDRCNFSCRAELDLSSHGGGLFHSSSDIKVLRIFEFSQSPQIWVSPLLEIGMAETVSCELSRVFPAREVMFHMFLGDQELSPFVSWKGDTAWANATVRAMETGDQELSCLVSLGPMEQKTREPVHVYSFPPPILEIELYPLAGRDINVTCSGHVLTSPSPTLRLKGAPDVPAPGETAWLLLTTREEDNGRNFSCEASLEVQGQRLIKTTAVQLHVLYKPRLEESDCPGNQTWVKGTEQMLRCVPKGNPTPTLVCTWNGVIFNLDVPQKATQNHTGTYCCTATNQLGSVSKDIAVLVQGLDEGISSTIFIIIIVALGVGVVTIALYLNYKPCKIERRKLPYRQKEKNNEEESQFAVQRGEKCNAHNC from the exons ATGGGAATGCTACTATTTTGTGTCTGGGCCCTGCTGGCCTTGATCCCTTTCCCAG GGGCGGCTGAAGAGATATTTGAGGTTTCTGTTTGGCCAGATCAGGCCCTGGTAAAGCTTGGACAGTCCCTAATGGTCAACTGCAGCACTACCTGTCCAGACCCCGGGCCCAGTGGAATTGAGACTTTCTTAAAGAAAACCCAGGTGGACAAAGGACCTCAGTGGAAGGAGTTTCTTCTGGAGGACGTCACAGAAAATTCTGTTCTGCAGTGCTTCTTCTCTTGTGCAGGGATCCAAAAGGACACAAGCCTTGGCATCACTGTGTATC AGCCACCAGAGCAGGTGATCCTGGAGCTGCAGCCTTCATGGGTAGCCATGGGTGAAGCCTTGACAGTGAAGTGCCATGTGCCCAGGGTGGTGCCCCTGGAGAACCTCAGCCTTACCCTTCTCCAGGGGAACCAGGAACTGCATAGAAAGAACTTTATGAGCTTGGCTGTGGCCTCCCAAAGAGCTGAGGTCACCATCAATGTCAAAGCCCAAAGGGAAGATGACAGGTGTAATTTCTCATGCCGTGCAGAACTAGACTTGAGTTCACATGGTGGAGGCCTCTTCCACAGTAGTTCAGACATCAAGGTACTTCGGATCTTTG AATTCTCTCAGAGCCCCCAAATCTGGGTCTCCCCACTTTTGGAGATTGGGATGGCAGAGACTGTAAGCTGTGAGTTGTCTAGGGTGTTCCCAGCCAGAGAGGTCATGTTCCACATGTTCCTGGGAGACCAAGAGCTGAGCCCCTTTGTCTCCTGGAAAGGAGACACAGCCTGGGCCAATGCCACCGTTCGGGCCATGGAGACTGGTGATCAGGAGCTGTCTTGCCTTGTATCTCTGGGTCCAATGGAACAGAAAACAAGAGAGCCAGTGCACGTCTATA GCTTCCCTCCACCAATCCTGGAGATAGAATTATACCCATTGGCAGGGAGAGACATTAATGTGACCTGTTCGGGGCATGTATTAACATCACCCAGCCCTACTCTTCGGCTGAAGGGAGCCCCAGACGTCCCTGCCCCTGGGGAGACTGCCTGGCTTTTACTTACCACCAGGGAGGAAGATAATGGCCGAAATTTCTCCTGTGAGGCCTCTTTGGAGGTTCAGGGTCAACGGTTGATCAAAACCACTGCAGTGCAGCTCCATGTCTTAT ACAAGCCTCGGTTAGAGGAATCTGATTGTCCTGGCAACCAGACATGGGTGAAAGGAACAGAGCAGATGCTTAGGTGCGTCCCAAAAGGAAACCCAACTCCAACGTTGGTGTGTACCTGGAATGGAGTAATCTTCAACCTTGACGTTCCACAGAAGGCAACCCAGAACCACACGGGAACCTACTGCTGCACAGCCACTAACCAACTGGGCTCTGTCAGCAAAGACATTGCCGTCCTGGTTCAAG GACTGGATGAAGGAATCAGCTCCaccatcttcatcatcattattGTCGCCCttggagtgggtgtggtcaccATAGCACTGTATCTGAACTACAAGCCATGCAAAATAGAGAGGCGGAAATTGCCCTataggcagaaagaaaagaacaacgaGGAGGAAAGCCAGTTTGCTGTTCAGCGAGGAGAAAAGTGCAATGCACATAATTGTTAA